TACATACCTTTCTTTCCAGGCTATTGAACACACCGCTGTATTGGCTGCatttcaataatttagcaattcaCGTAAAGGCCGCACTGTGACATAGGctgcaccctattggctgatgcgggtgcccttcaaacgactcggccaatcagaacgggcaggtaggcgggctgctgtactcctgttaacaGAGGTTTCTGTGGATTTTGATCAGTTTCAATGGACGAGTTTATATCTCCAAataaagtctcctcctcactgccccacgtctgcatatcagtacatttacagctttttatgatcactttttactggaaccagactgatacacaccTCCTGATGAACGAATTTAACGTGGTTGTTTgccaactttatgctgtttattgtttatttctatcGTAAACCGACTGTTTTTTACTTTATCCGGAGTATTTCAGcgctcgctctctctctttttctttctcccttcgtgtgtgtgtgtgtgtgtgtgtgtgtgtgtgtgtgtgtgtgtgtgtgtgtgtatgtaaacAATCAGCAAtcttaatttatatataaatatgtaaataaaaacaaatattcaacagatGAATGACTTCTGCTGTCACTCGCTCCCACGCAATTTCCCTCCACGATCCTACGAACCATGATTTCTCCATCCTGAGTTATTAAAGCTGTGAGTGCTTTTACTTTCCGCACTTTATCCGAAGCTCATTATTGAACGTTCAGTTCACCGtgatgttcagtggctgttacagtTAATTCATTCCGCTGTGGGGAACTGTCAGTAATATTCTGTCTCCTAACACCCGCTTTCACTGGACACGTGTGTgactgaaaaatccacacataaAGCACACCGTCACATTGGCCACACCCtcaactttaaaagaaaaaaataatgtccTATACGCCAATGACGTTACATAATACCATAGTTACAGATTTCATAATCCTCCATAATATGTGTTTAAAAAAGTCTTTATTAGGTGTGTTTTACTTACTTTTAATAGTATGTTACTGTGACATTTTTacagcaataaaatacaaacggTTCTAAACAAAATAAGTATTCAAAAAACTCCTGGGATGAACAATGTTTAATGTTTGCTTATTTCTCTCAGGCCTGAAATTTCCAAGAATGGTCAGATTTTGTTCTCCCGCTTCAGACTGATgtaaactgatgtttaaaatgccatttttataaaataatccCATTTTACATTTGGTTGTTTCTACATCTTTACATGGGAGTAAACACATTCCTCCTGCCTCCGTGTTTGAGATCTGGTGATTTGAGAAACGATCGGTGCTGCATAAATTACATCGTCTGAGCTTTGATTGATACCCTGTTAACAAGAAGAAGATTTCAGATCAGAAAAgagattttatcatttaatgtGAGTTACTGAAGAACATGCTCAGCAGGTAAAACCTACCTCTGTGTCTGTAGCTGGAAGAGCTGGAAAGTTGTGGGAAAGAGAAAATGTTTATCACTAAAAGGCCAAACTTACAGAATCCAAAGTGAAAGTGGTTTAAGTAGCGTACCTGAGGATCTGCTGCTGTTGGCTTTAAGCATCTTGTACATGAAAATGATTACAAGGATCAATATAACTAAGGTGATTATCAAAGCTCCACTCATGACATACACCAAGACCCAATGTTTAAAACCATCtgcagagagacagacacaggAAGTTCAGTTCTGTCACATCAAAGTTTAGAATATGAAATGCTGCACAACAAATCACCCTTCAAGGAACAATAAAGTGAAGATGACATTTTGTAACTAAAAGCAATAATCAGGGCTGTGTTAACATGCTGATCATACCTCCCACTAAACTATCAGACAGAAAGTCAGTAGTGCTTTAACATACATGATCTTACATGTTCTGACAGTGGTGCAAATATTTCATATTGATTTAAGGCAAATGCCTTGAATAGTTTACTAGTGTTATTTTACCTGTTTGATAACGTAATATTTGGTAGGAGATCAAATGCCTATCTTTGCATATGCAGTCAAGTCAGCATGTTTTTAAACCTTTGAATCTCAGACCATTTAATTCTTGTTAAACAACAAacgtgtatttaaaaaatggtaCTTAATCCACCTGTGAGGGACCTACTTTACCCTGAATGTTTTCTTTATGTAACCAATCATCAAACAGTTTGACCTGTTGCAGCACTTCTTACCTTTGAGCTCCAGTTTGGTTCCATTTCCAAACACGATGCGTCCACACACAGTAACTGCACAGTAGTAGGTTCCAGCATTAGACTGATTCAGGTTGTTCAATGACAGGTTGTAGACAcaggtgtgtgttttatttgttttcctctcACACTGATCACTGTTGTCACTTTGGGTGTAGATGAGACTTGGATGATGATCCTCAGAGTTCTTGAACCAGTAAACACTGGGTTCTCCATCACAGCTCCCAGTGGATGCTGTGCACTTTAGAGTCACTGATTCTCCTGAATGGTTTGTCTCAGAGTCTGATTGTTGGACCAAAGCGTTAATGAAAGAATTTTCATCTTTTACAAAAACAGTGGTTCCCTCTGAAAACTGCATGTGAAAACGATTCATAGATTTAGCACAGTAGTAAGTAGCTGAGTCAGAATCTTGGACGTCTGAAATTGTTAAGATTAAACTGTGGTTTTCATTCTTCAATGTAAAGCGTATTTCGTCCTTAAACTCATCGTGAAAAGTTCCTTTTCTGTCAAATGCAAACTGGGTAGATATTAGCTTTGGTTCCTGCCTCAGAGGCTGTTTGTACCAGAAGAATAGTGGATTACCACCATCGTCCTTCTGATAGAAACACTGCAGAGTTACATTGTCACCAACATTAACTGAAATCAAACGTCTCTCCTGATACAGAGACGAGgacgatgattgacaggttTCTTGAgctgaaacatggagaaaaacaaacacaccatcATTCACAGCTATAGAAAAGTCTGAGTCTCTACAAAGTGAAGAGTATAAAGTTAAAGTGTCAGAAAGAAAACTCACCGATGCTGAGCAAACAGATCAGAGAGAGGACAAAGTGTGCACAAGTCATGGTGCTGGAATTCTGGGGTTGACAGGAACTGAAGCCGCTCTTAAGAACAAGGATTACACTTGATTGGTCGGACTGAAGTGACACTGCACGCCCAACTAAGGAAacatcatcacatgttcactGGTAGCTTTGATGTCAGCAGGTTCTGTACATGAGCAGATTCACTGCATCCACTGATACAAGACTTTTATATTCAACATCTGGATGGAAATCACTGTAAATATACATTAGTCactaagaaacacacacagctgatgatGATGTTAGATAATGAAGCTTTATTAATGTGCTGAGATgacattttacacttttttagGATCTATGTTTAAATACAGAAAGTAAATTTATTTCTGACACTcgtaatggattttttttttaaatctaaatggaatgtggtttaaattacttttaataGTCCTAATGTTTGATATTTGCTTTTGAAGGATTTGATCTGATTAATTTCACACTCTTGATAACAATGATCCTGTACATTGTATTGTGTGTATGGAGACTTGTTGCTCTTTTTGCTTCACTTTGAGCATCAAGTCCTGAGATATTATGAATATCAAACATGTTTACAGTTATTGTGTCATGCTCACTTTACATTTATTTCCTGTGTATTTTGAAGTGTTATTGGTAGGACGTATtagtagaaaaacacacattttgtatatgttggtCTGTGAGAGACGGTGCATACACTTTTACATCCTGTCCAAACCACAGTAGCTGCTTCACTGACTGAGAACAGTGAGTTTTTAGTAAGAGCTCAGTTTGTTTTCTGCTGTTAACGTGATGAAAGGAGAGCTTTGATCCACACAGCTACAGAGGACTACCATCAACATGTCTTCATGGTTCAGCTCTTCCTGAATGACATGTCAGCCTGTTATTCACACGCTTAGAGCCTCATCATATATGATCATAGATATGTAAATGTTAGGAGATGGTTGAGGTGGTTCTAGTTTCTGATAAAGAAGCACTGGCAGGCTTCCTTAGTGAAGTGGTTTAGACATGTGAGAGAGGAAAGCTCAGGGTCAACCTAAGGCCCATTGAAGTGTTTCTATCTGGTCTGGGATTAACTTTAGATTCTCCTGGAAGAGATGGTGGTAGTGGTTTGGAGATGCTTGTCTGGGCTTCATTGCTGAGGCTGTTGTCCTTCCAAACTGGACCCTAATGAGCAGATAGTGACGTGTATGAGTGTTTGTGATAATCTAGAGATATAGTTGGTGCTGAGGAGCCAAAAGATGAGCTAATACTGAACTTAAAGAGGAAGTAGTTTGTTACGTACAGAGCTGCACAGACCGACTGCTCACTGTCATCATTTCTAAAGGTTTCCATTAATGAACAAAGGATGGATGTGGAATGAGAGCTGAGTGGTCAGTGGTGACCAATAGAGGATAGATGAAGATATGCTGATAGAGTATTTAAAACCTGAGTTGACAAAAAagctgttattttgttttgttttttagcccTGAATCATTAATGCTTCTTGCAGTTATGCATAGAGTAGAACAGTGGTTAttaaaccttttcagcccacgacccccaaaataaaggttccagagatgAGGGTcctccactgtacctgaaggtggttgaacacggacatgaacattgaagaacagtcatatggagacagagccatcaatgagggggaataaaggggagagctttttggggtccatctataatgtcagcaaaatgatggtccattgttctataaccacatttatttattattctgaataatatccactgtttttcaggaagtttattattatttaagcctttttttgtaatttttaagatgtaaatctttgttttaatcagaaatacaatgggttgaaagtgaccaaaaatggtgaaaaaggtgggaaatgagatttaaaaaaaacaaacagaaattggtcaagagtgttaaaggggacatgtcatggttttaaatccttcctttttacatataaatcatacagttgtggtctatataaagctgaGCTGCAAAGCTTGGGTCttaattcctcattattatagctccacaggccccttttctgatgtgcttctgagagcaactcgttttggtgcggtctctttaaatgcaaatgagacactccataccccgccccctcttcaggtgacactcggttcaactccaccctgctcggccatttttgtagtttgatagaagagatacggctatgtagcggcgcataaactttttattcagaggttatttacaaaatgtcaacaacagaagacttgtccatccagccttacatgttacaGCCAgtgtctgacccagcggagcgagatgaaaatgaagatgatgaacctgaggaaccctaacaagtgagctaacacaagcaccaagctagcaccaagctaacgtcacaaaatgcattttaatacagtcttttcggagacaaaaacggcaaaatgaaatgactaatgaaaactttagacttaaattaaatcacgtagaccatatcatcaaggatctaaaacgagcacacagcgctaacatatgaagacgctgcaactgctaagcaactgctaatgctaacaaaacaatgacagggacgtcttatcatcacactttttagcgttatttacagcttaccgaagtgctctgttcgtcatctccaaagatagaaggaattgaaccctcaatcagacaaagtctttcggcaaatccttctttatactggcggaggttgctgaagcagtcatccttgaagtgcttcgtgcacacaaaaatgaccttacccacagatgtgggtacatttctgtgaaaaatgaaactcaaccaggtactttgaaaaggttctgatgctgggagacggtgtaatgaagcgtgtgggttactacatccaacaaccgaacattttgacttatcctcttgtaacttcggcatcctggagcttgtactacaaaataaaagtgagaaataaaaatggcggattgctcgaagtgttggacctggagttgatgtactaatttggcagttccgctgcaaatactgtgatgtaatagttcaaaaaacgtgatagagaatagaaaaatcgaaacagatggaaaaatatgagcaaaacagaatataaagatatctacggagcacctgaagagacttatttgattttttctgtacttcttagcactctaaatatacaactaaatgcattaaagggctaaaaaagtggatttagcatatgtcccctttaaatgagTGGctgaaaaagtagtaaaaagggttcaaagtgtcttTATTGTAGCAATTAGTCGGTACAATTAGGTTTAACTGGCTAATAGTGtgcatgaaaaattgtgaatgtggttaaattggcaaaaataagcatgaaatatggtgaaataaggttaaaactgacaataatgggtcaacatatgcaacattaggtgggaataATGGGGGAaagtgtttaaaagtgctgaaaatgtgttgatagTACaaagaaaatggcaaaaaaaggcattgaaatttgatggagaagtagcagaattgagagtaatgtagcacaaaatgtattaaaaggagcaaaaatatggcaagaaaaaattcattaaaataggttaaaatatggcatgtttggtgtagttgcagaaaaaaagtaaaaatgagcaaaactaggctcaaattgtttaaaaaaatattcttagattcttgaaggcatcttgcTATGTAGCTAAAgtttaaaaggcaataaaagtATCAATGAtccatgaaatacattttattcagcTCAGATCTTTTATTAAGTACATTTAGAAGCTTTCAGGCCAAACTTGTGGAAACATTAATGGGTTTATTTTACACTATAGACAACGTATCATTTAATTCTTATTTAGAGATAAATCTGATCATGAGATTCTGAATGAAACAAAATCATTGTGAACTTGTGTGTAATCtgtagtaaacacacacactgtctgtgTTCGTCCTCCACATTGAGGATCTGTTGAGTGGGTGAAGATTTTCTCTGCCAGGGATGATTCTCTGCTAAGAGGAAGAAACCATGTAACAGTGAGAAAGGCCAGTCAGTTCATACACTTTATTAgaattaattataatatatgtttattaGATAATCCTACCTTAGTGGTTGTTCCTTtggattggctgatttttttctcgcacatcattaaaaaaagacaaatcaaCAGTGTGGTGGTCGGCATCAAAGCTCCACCCAAGATATATTTCAGTTCTGAAGAGTTTAAATAATCTGTGGGATAAGAAACACATATTTTAggttaataatattttttttgtaattcatgATTAAGATTAGTGTTCTCAAACACAGGAACTGTGGAATAAAGATATAGAGACACATGCAAAACCTATTTGACTTTTTTATCCCCACATATGTGGCATAAACatcaatacagaaaaaaaaatacatcaaacagtTTGACCTGTTGCAGCACTTCTTACCTTTGAGCTCCAGTTTGGTTCCATTTCCAAACACGATGCGTCCACACACAGTAACTGCACAGTAGTAGGTTCCAGCATTAGACTGATCCAGGTTGTTCAATGACAGGTTGTAGACACAggtctgtgttttatttgttttcctctcACACTGATCACTGTTGTCACTTTGGGTGTAGATGAGACTTGGATGATGATCCTCAGAGTTCTTGAACCAGTAAACACTGGGTTCTCCATCACAGCTCCCAGTGGATGCTGTGCACTTTAGAGTCACTGAGTCTCCTGAATGGATTGTCTCAGAGTCTGATTGTTGGACCAAAGCGATAAATAAAGAATTTGTGTCTTTTACAAAAACAGTGGTTCCCTCTGAAAACTCCAAGCTATAACTATTTATAGATTTAGCACAGTAGTAAGTAGCTGAGTCAGAAACTTGGACGTCGTAAATTGTTAAGATTAAACTGTATTTTTCATTCTTCAATGTAAAGCGTCTGTTGTCCTTAAACTCATCGTGAAAAGTTCCTTTTCTGTCAAATGAATAATGGATAGATATGAGCTTTGGTTCCTGCCTCAGAGACTGTTTGTACCAGAAGAATAGTGGattaccatcatcatcatcatcatataaaCACTGCAGAGTTACACTGTCACCAACATTAACTGAAATCAAACGTGTCTCCTGATGCAGAGATGAGGAAACTTGAgctgaaacatggagaaaaacaaacacaccatcATTCACAGCTAAAGAAAAGTTTGAGTCTCTACAAAGTGAAGAGTATAAAGTTAAAGTGTCAGAAAGAAAACTCACCGATGCTGAGCAAACAGATCAGAGAGAGGACAAAGTGTGCACAAGTCATGGTGCTGGAATTCTGGGGTTGACAGGAACTGAAGCCGCTCTTAAGAACAAGGATTACACTTGATTGGTCGGACTGAAGTGACACTGCACGCCCAACTAAGGAAacatcatcacatgttcactGGTAGCTTTGATGTCAGCAGGTTCTGTACATGAGCAGAATCACTGCATCCACTGATACAAGACTTTTATATTCAACATCTGGATGGAAATCACTGTAAATACACATTAGTCactaagaaacacacacagctgatgatGATTGTGTTAATGATTGAAATGGTTCAGTTTGTTCAGTCACTAatgaaaatcactttttttgatCCACCTTTTAGCCAAGcaagtaaatatttaaaaaacatttattgtggAAAACCTCATATCTCACTCTATCTCCCATTTTGTTGTGGCTTTCTAAAGTCCATGTAGTTTGAGATCCTTGTTTAGCAGAAAGTACTGAGACATAATGAAGgtattaaacattttattccatttgatttttattatttacttgaATTATTTTTAGAAATTCGTGGGTCTCCAAAAAACAGTGCGTGCACTTTACATCCtgttaaaaccacaacaacGGCTTTACTTACTGAAAgcaatgaggtttttttttttctttaccatCTTTGGTTGTATTTGTCTAAAGTGAATGAAGAGTAGGGTTTCAATGAAGATCTGGAGGTAAGATGTTGCTCTGAGCCTCTATGACCAGGGTTGGGagggttacttttaaaaagtaatccggtacaattacaagttacctGTTAAAAAATGGAATCAGTAAGTTACTAAGTATCactatattaaaataatgtaactaattacttttggATTACATCACCAAACATGCAAATGAAGATAGAAATCAATGGCTACATGTATCCTActcactgtattattttagacaAACATAAAATCGCCTTTTACAGACACACTACATTAAAGGACATATTTTAGTTTAACATGGACTGGGAGAACCCACAGTAGCCTAAATAAATAAGGtgttaaaatatcaatatactCATTAATTAAGAACAATTCAGTTGAATCATTGACCTTGACCACAGaccaaacaaaaatgaatattgaatggtatatataataattgttagttttgtaatttatgtacaacaaaaaagcaccacctgAAAGTGCACGTTGTCCTGCATCCCTGCTAGCACCTGCGTTAGCGTTGCGGCGATGGAAACTGTGGTTCCTCTCACTGAGGGGACGGGATGCACTGCGGCTCACTGCACGCAGCCTCCGTCGTAGGCCGGCGCATCTGATGTCCGCCTAGGTCCTCCTACGAGCTCCTCACGGCACTTCTGCCTCGGCCTTCTTTGGGTTGGATACTGCAGAGCTCCCGTTTCCATGCTGTCCCCCGAAACGAGCCGTACTGCACGCTCATTCCTGGGGGTATGGCTCTGCTCCACCGGCAGAAGGCGCGGCCGTGACAGGGTC
This window of the Gouania willdenowi chromosome 18, fGouWil2.1, whole genome shotgun sequence genome carries:
- the LOC114480214 gene encoding uncharacterized protein LOC114480214, which codes for MTCAHFVLSLICLLSIAQETCQSSSSSLYQERRLISVNVGDNVTLQCFYQKDDGGNPLFFWYKQPLRQEPKLISTQFAFDRKGTFHDEFKDEIRFTLKNENHSLILTISDVQDSDSATYYCAKSMNRFHMQFSEGTTVFVKDENSFINALVQQSDSETNHSGESVTLKCTASTGSCDGEPSVYWFKNSEDHHPSLIYTQSDNSDQCERKTNKTHTCVYNLSLNNLNQSNAGTYYCAVTVCGRIVFGNGTKLELKDDSNYSVLELSLGGALLVTSIIIIILIIFMLFKMLKANSSRSTALPATDTEGINQSSPGVSTGYVYTALRHRSGFSPLSAAQ
- the LOC114480837 gene encoding uncharacterized protein LOC114480837, producing the protein MTCAHFVLSLICLLSIAQVSSSLHQETRLISVNVGDSVTLQCLYDDDDDGNPLFFWYKQSLRQEPKLISIHYSFDRKGTFHDEFKDNRRFTLKNEKYSLILTIYDVQVSDSATYYCAKSINSYSLEFSEGTTVFVKDTNSLFIALVQQSDSETIHSGDSVTLKCTASTGSCDGEPSVYWFKNSEDHHPSLIYTQSDNSDQCERKTNKTQTCVYNLSLNNLDQSNAGTYYCAVTVCGRIVFGNGTKLELKEH